One Defluviitoga tunisiensis genomic window carries:
- a CDS encoding right-handed parallel beta-helix repeat-containing protein, with protein MEYHVAKTGSDQNIGTLQSPFLTINKAASIAMPGDIVIVHEGIYREWVKPKNKGLSNKRRIIYQAADGEKVVIKGSEHIQSWQHVEGNIWKCKLPNSFFGDFNPYNEEIFGDWLVTVEETKHLGDVYLNGMSFYEVGSYEELINPTVKTEVIDHWTQKKVPVLNPEQTKYVWFAEVDNENTLIYANFHGANPNEELVEINVRRSCFYPTDTGIDYITVKGFEMAHAATPWAPPTADQPGLIGANWSKGWIIEYNIIHDAKCSAISIGKEASTGHLYRSIRKDKPGYQYQLESVFSAEHKGWSKESIGSHVIRNNTIYDCGQNAIVGHLGCVFSQIYNNHIYNVGIKREFYGHEIAGIKLHAAIDVQIYHNRIHNCSLGLWLDWQAQGTRVSKNLFYQNNRDLFVEVSHGPYVIDHNILASEYSIDNMAQGGAYINNLIGGKMQHRKVLNRFTPYHLPHSTKVAGYACVYGGDDRFYNNIFAGRKGLEDTGTSHYNNYTSSLEEYIEKVNEKNGDLEIFASVEQPVYIDNNAYFNGALPFEREKCNLVEKDFDPKLSIIDKGEEVYLSCKLPDIFENLFGRIHSTSTLERVRIVDAEFDSPDGKNLILDTDFFDKQKNEKNPIGPIMSLRKGENYIKVWGKM; from the coding sequence ATGGAATATCACGTAGCTAAAACTGGTTCAGATCAAAATATAGGAACACTACAAAGTCCTTTTTTAACAATAAACAAAGCGGCATCTATTGCAATGCCTGGCGATATTGTAATCGTCCATGAAGGAATATATCGTGAATGGGTCAAACCTAAAAATAAAGGATTAAGCAATAAAAGAAGAATCATATATCAAGCAGCTGATGGTGAAAAAGTAGTAATCAAAGGATCTGAACATATTCAAAGCTGGCAACATGTTGAAGGTAATATTTGGAAATGTAAACTACCTAACTCTTTTTTTGGCGATTTTAATCCTTACAATGAAGAGATATTTGGAGATTGGCTAGTTACAGTCGAAGAAACTAAACATTTAGGAGATGTATACTTAAATGGAATGTCTTTTTATGAGGTTGGTAGCTATGAAGAGTTAATTAATCCGACTGTAAAAACAGAAGTAATAGACCATTGGACACAAAAAAAGGTTCCTGTTTTGAATCCAGAACAGACAAAATATGTTTGGTTTGCTGAAGTTGATAACGAAAATACCCTTATTTATGCAAATTTTCATGGAGCTAATCCAAATGAAGAATTAGTTGAAATCAATGTACGTAGATCTTGTTTCTATCCAACTGATACAGGTATTGATTACATCACTGTAAAAGGCTTTGAAATGGCGCACGCAGCTACTCCTTGGGCACCCCCAACAGCTGATCAACCAGGATTGATTGGTGCTAATTGGAGTAAAGGTTGGATCATTGAATACAATATTATTCATGATGCAAAGTGCAGTGCTATAAGTATAGGTAAAGAAGCTTCCACTGGACATCTTTATCGTTCTATTCGAAAAGATAAACCTGGCTACCAATATCAGTTAGAGTCAGTTTTTTCAGCCGAACATAAAGGATGGAGTAAAGAAAGCATTGGTTCTCACGTTATTCGAAATAATACAATATATGATTGTGGTCAAAATGCTATTGTAGGTCATTTGGGATGTGTTTTTAGTCAAATTTACAATAATCATATATATAACGTGGGTATAAAACGTGAATTTTATGGACATGAAATCGCAGGAATTAAATTACATGCTGCAATAGATGTACAAATTTATCATAATCGTATTCATAACTGTTCTTTGGGATTGTGGTTAGATTGGCAAGCACAAGGTACAAGAGTTAGCAAAAACTTATTTTATCAAAATAATCGTGATTTATTTGTAGAAGTTAGTCACGGTCCATACGTTATTGATCATAATATCTTAGCTTCCGAATACTCAATAGACAACATGGCACAAGGTGGTGCTTATATTAATAATCTAATAGGCGGTAAGATGCAACACAGAAAAGTGCTGAATCGTTTTACCCCGTATCATTTACCTCATAGCACAAAAGTTGCTGGCTACGCATGTGTGTATGGAGGAGATGATAGATTCTATAACAATATATTTGCAGGAAGGAAAGGATTAGAAGATACCGGAACTTCTCATTATAATAATTACACATCTTCTTTAGAAGAATACATTGAAAAAGTCAATGAAAAAAATGGTGATTTAGAAATATTTGCATCCGTAGAACAACCAGTTTATATTGATAACAATGCATACTTTAATGGAGCACTACCTTTTGAAAGAGAAAAATGCAACTTGGTAGAAAAAGATTTTGATCCAAAGCTCTCGATTATCGACAAAGGAGAAGAAGTTTACCTTTCTTGTAAATTACCAGATATTTTCGAAAATTTATTTGGAAGAATACATTCAACATCAACCTTAGAGAGAGTTCGTATCGTTGATGCTGAATTTGATAGTCCGGATGGAAAAAATCTAATATTAGATACAGATTTTTTTGACAAACAAAAAAACGAAAAAAATCCAATAGGCCCTATTATGAGTTTAAGAAAAGGTGAAAATTACATCAAAGTGTGGGGAAAAATGTAA
- a CDS encoding ABC transporter ATP-binding protein: MTNSTEELIRTEKLQKIFVVGGGFARSKLVAVDDVNFHVKKNEIFTLAGESGCGKSTVSKMLLGFLEPSEGNVYYKGKDVANLKKWKEKKGFMKEVQSIFQNPFETFNPLRKVDSYLYDTQKHYGMSKKDKMVEEALEAVGLDISEVKGRYPNEFSGGQLQRISIARALITRPSLLIADEPVSMVDASLRMSIVNLFKELRDNRHVSVLYITHDLATAYYVSDRIGIMFRGNIIEMGDVEQVLMNPKHPYTQMLKESIPEADPNKKWTERISIKELETEEYMRKGCKFAGRCPYVMDKCKDNMPPELQAENRMVRCWLYE, from the coding sequence ATGACTAACTCAACAGAAGAACTCATAAGGACAGAAAAGTTACAGAAAATCTTTGTAGTAGGTGGTGGGTTTGCAAGGAGTAAATTGGTAGCGGTAGATGATGTGAACTTTCACGTTAAAAAGAATGAAATTTTCACATTAGCAGGAGAAAGTGGTTGCGGTAAATCAACAGTTTCAAAGATGTTGTTAGGGTTTCTAGAACCAAGTGAAGGTAATGTATATTACAAAGGGAAAGATGTAGCAAATTTAAAGAAATGGAAAGAAAAGAAAGGGTTCATGAAAGAGGTACAATCAATATTTCAAAATCCGTTTGAAACATTCAATCCGTTAAGGAAAGTAGACAGTTATTTGTACGATACACAGAAACATTACGGTATGAGTAAGAAAGATAAGATGGTAGAAGAAGCGCTAGAAGCAGTGGGATTAGATATAAGTGAAGTAAAGGGAAGATATCCAAACGAATTTTCAGGAGGACAATTACAGAGGATATCAATAGCAAGAGCTTTGATAACAAGGCCATCGTTGTTAATAGCTGATGAACCTGTTTCGATGGTAGATGCATCGTTAAGGATGTCAATAGTGAATTTGTTTAAAGAGTTAAGAGATAACAGACATGTGAGCGTGTTGTATATAACGCATGATTTAGCAACAGCGTATTATGTAAGCGATAGGATAGGAATAATGTTTAGAGGTAATATCATAGAAATGGGTGATGTAGAACAAGTGTTGATGAATCCTAAACATCCATACACACAGATGTTGAAAGAGTCAATTCCGGAAGCTGATCCAAATAAGAAATGGACTGAAAGAATAAGTATAAAAGAACTAGAGACTGAAGAGTATATGAGAAAAGGTTGTAAGTTTGCAGGTAGATGTCCGTACGTTATGGATAAGTGTAAGGATAATATGCCTCCAGAATTACAAGCTGAGAATAGAATGGTTCGTTGTTGGTTGTATGAGTGA
- a CDS encoding ABC transporter ATP-binding protein codes for MNILKTENLKSYYIFETPTEKKEVKAVNDVSIDIEEDKIYGVAGESGCGKSTFLKTVCGLAEPPLRIVGGTIYYLVNGKYVDITKLSQEEYRKLRWEYISYIPQGSMSALNPIIRVKESFKDFVTAHKKIKDDQKDFEEPLRKHLNALGLPMRVLKSYPHQLSGGMRQRVTIALATILNPRIILADEPTTALDVVAQRAVIQLLKDIQSLQKNTIILVTHDMAVHANIADRMLIMYAGVFVEEADTEELFENPLHPYTKFLIGSLPKMGDKSYKVSAPGSPPSLANLPQGCPFHPRCPYVMDICKNERPALVETKPSHKVSCFLNSKERIQND; via the coding sequence TTGAATATACTAAAAACAGAAAATTTAAAATCATACTATATATTTGAAACACCAACAGAAAAGAAAGAAGTTAAAGCTGTAAACGATGTGAGTATAGACATAGAAGAGGACAAAATATATGGGGTTGCAGGAGAAAGCGGATGTGGAAAAAGCACTTTTCTAAAAACAGTATGTGGATTGGCAGAACCACCACTGAGGATAGTAGGTGGAACGATATACTATCTAGTCAATGGCAAATATGTTGATATAACGAAACTGAGCCAAGAAGAATACAGAAAGTTAAGGTGGGAATATATCTCCTATATACCTCAAGGATCGATGAGTGCATTAAATCCAATAATTCGAGTTAAAGAATCGTTCAAAGATTTTGTAACAGCACATAAAAAGATAAAGGATGATCAAAAAGATTTTGAAGAACCTTTAAGAAAACACTTGAATGCGTTAGGCCTACCAATGAGGGTGTTAAAATCGTATCCTCACCAATTATCTGGGGGTATGAGACAAAGGGTAACAATAGCGTTAGCAACAATATTAAATCCGAGAATAATATTAGCAGACGAACCAACAACAGCGTTAGATGTAGTAGCTCAAAGGGCAGTAATACAACTTCTCAAGGATATACAAAGCTTACAGAAAAATACAATAATATTAGTAACTCACGATATGGCAGTACATGCAAACATAGCAGATAGGATGTTGATAATGTATGCAGGTGTGTTTGTAGAAGAAGCAGATACAGAAGAATTATTTGAAAACCCACTACATCCATACACAAAGTTTTTGATAGGATCACTTCCAAAGATGGGAGACAAAAGTTACAAGGTGAGTGCACCAGGTTCACCACCCTCACTAGCAAATTTACCGCAAGGATGTCCGTTTCATCCAAGGTGTCCGTATGTAATGGACATATGTAAGAATGAAAGACCAGCATTAGTAGAAACAAAACCATCACACAAGGTGTCTTGTTTTTTGAATTCAAAGGAGCGGATACAAAATGACTAA
- a CDS encoding ABC transporter permease, whose product MLEAFKELMKDGRFKFAFIVICVLAFMSILSFFSPYDPLRWNVVPRDRPPSWPHIFGTTSQGQDLFWQSTFAIRNSLTIALIASGISRVIAIIVGLVSGYKGGTVDTVLMSINDSFVVMPLLPILILIASVIRENLNMVTLGIILSLFGWAWDARVIRSQILSLREREFTYTAILSGTKTFNLVVKEYFPFIIPIIFATLINNMIWATGMEVTLAILGLSNTEIPTIGTMIHWAVNYQSILLGYWWWILTPVIISVFLFVALYLLSTSLSEYLDPRTRIQRIGKAKE is encoded by the coding sequence ATGTTGGAAGCTTTCAAAGAACTTATGAAAGATGGAAGATTCAAATTTGCGTTTATAGTAATATGTGTACTTGCATTCATGTCGATACTTTCGTTCTTCTCACCATACGATCCATTAAGATGGAATGTTGTACCTAGAGATAGACCACCTAGCTGGCCACATATATTTGGAACAACATCCCAAGGTCAAGACTTATTTTGGCAGTCTACCTTTGCGATAAGAAACTCGTTGACAATAGCGTTAATAGCATCGGGTATATCAAGGGTTATTGCAATAATAGTTGGACTAGTTTCTGGATACAAAGGAGGGACTGTAGATACTGTATTAATGTCGATTAATGACAGTTTTGTAGTTATGCCTCTGTTACCAATACTTATATTAATAGCATCTGTTATTAGAGAAAATTTAAACATGGTAACGTTAGGAATCATATTGAGTCTATTTGGATGGGCATGGGATGCGAGGGTAATAAGGTCACAAATACTCAGTCTAAGAGAAAGGGAATTCACATACACAGCTATACTATCAGGGACAAAGACATTCAATCTAGTAGTAAAAGAATACTTTCCATTCATAATCCCGATAATATTTGCAACGTTAATTAACAACATGATATGGGCAACGGGTATGGAAGTAACCCTAGCCATACTAGGACTATCAAACACAGAAATACCAACAATAGGTACCATGATACATTGGGCGGTTAACTATCAATCAATACTACTAGGATACTGGTGGTGGATACTAACTCCGGTAATTATCTCTGTATTCCTGTTTGTAGCGTTATATTTACTTTCTACAAGTTTGAGTGAATATCTTGATCCACGAACTAGAATACAAAGAATTGGTAAGGCAAAGGAGTGA
- a CDS encoding ABC transporter permease, whose protein sequence is MLFIKRYLLPRIVQFLVVVFVGITIVFFVPRLTPVDPVQQVISQITSQGAFMDPAAVDALRQSLTELYGLEGGMFQQYFAFWGRLIKGDFGPSLFQFPTPVMDLIMISLPWTAGLLITTTIISWIIGNILGGLAGYFKNKAWAKTLDNISMVLRPIPYYIFSLLLLILFAYLIPIFPSAGGYSVGRRIGFNWAFISDLLIHSFLPAMSLVILGIAANFMTMKLIVSNIVAEDYVMYAKAGGLKESTIAFKYVIKNGLLPQITGLALSLGQIFGGALITEIVFSYPGLGTLLYGAINSGDYNLIMGVTSLSVIGIAGATLLVDLIYPLFDPRIRYR, encoded by the coding sequence TTGCTATTCATCAAACGATACTTACTTCCTAGAATAGTACAATTCTTAGTAGTTGTATTTGTAGGTATAACCATAGTATTCTTTGTACCTAGACTCACTCCTGTAGATCCTGTACAGCAAGTAATAAGTCAAATAACGTCTCAAGGCGCCTTCATGGACCCTGCGGCAGTAGATGCATTACGACAATCCCTCACAGAACTATATGGACTAGAAGGAGGTATGTTCCAACAATACTTTGCGTTTTGGGGAAGACTAATAAAAGGTGATTTTGGTCCTTCACTATTCCAATTTCCTACACCTGTAATGGATTTAATAATGATTTCTCTACCTTGGACTGCAGGATTACTAATAACAACAACTATCATATCTTGGATTATAGGTAACATACTTGGAGGACTTGCAGGATACTTCAAAAACAAAGCATGGGCTAAAACATTAGACAACATATCTATGGTTTTAAGACCTATCCCATATTACATATTTTCGTTACTACTTTTAATACTATTTGCATATCTAATCCCAATATTTCCTTCAGCAGGAGGATACTCTGTGGGAAGACGTATAGGATTCAACTGGGCATTTATATCTGATCTTTTAATTCATTCATTCTTACCAGCTATGTCACTAGTCATTTTAGGTATAGCTGCAAATTTCATGACAATGAAACTCATAGTCTCAAATATAGTTGCTGAAGATTACGTTATGTATGCAAAAGCTGGAGGATTAAAAGAATCAACAATAGCCTTTAAATATGTAATCAAAAATGGGTTATTGCCTCAAATAACTGGTCTAGCCTTATCGCTTGGACAAATATTTGGAGGGGCACTTATAACAGAGATAGTATTCTCATATCCAGGATTAGGAACACTACTATATGGAGCAATCAACTCAGGAGACTACAACCTAATAATGGGAGTCACTTCACTCTCAGTTATAGGTATTGCTGGTGCTACGTTGTTAGTTGATCTCATATATCCACTATTTGATCCTAGAATAAGATATAGATGA